The following are encoded in a window of Castanea sativa cultivar Marrone di Chiusa Pesio chromosome 5, ASM4071231v1 genomic DNA:
- the LOC142636878 gene encoding uncharacterized protein LOC142636878, giving the protein MLVYKISQLGARIIKDLTRGHLTSTSKMAQSHAFCNHYLQPLKSHSFCAKASDKAHEEWNEEKKKICVTFIEKDGEEKVINVPIGMSMLEAALEHDIDIEGACEGSCACSTCHIIVQDMEYYNKLEDPTDEENDMLDLAFGLTEKSRLGCQLIAEHELDGICLALPSAT; this is encoded by the exons ATGCTTGTTTATAAGATATCTCAGCTCGGAGCTAGGATTATCAAGGATCTCACAAGAG GGCATTTGACATCCACATCAAAGATGGCACAATCACATGCATTTTGCAATCATTATTTGCAACCTCTG aagagtcattctttTTGTGCAAAAGCTTCTGACAAGGCCCATGAAGAatggaatgaagaaaaaaaaaa AATATGCGTGACATTTATTGAGAAGGATGGAGAGGAGAAGGTTATTAATGTTCCAATTGGAATGTCTATGTTAGAAGCTGCCCTTGAACATGACATAGATATTGAAG GGGCATGTGAAGGATCGTGTGCCTGTTCCACATGTCATATAATTGTGCAG GACATGGAGTACTACAATAAACTAGAAGATCCTACTGATGAGGAAAATGACATGTTGGATCTTGCTTTTGGGCTAACTGAGAA GTCTCGGCTAGGTTGCCAACTGATTGCAGAACATGAACTTGATGGAATTTGCCTAGCACTGCCCTCTGCCACATGA
- the LOC142633524 gene encoding trihelix transcription factor ASIL2 codes for MEEDEEIHSPQRSPESESPASSTPPRPPSNGRITVTVASAPPQALPTPPQSHHHHHHNHHSNNNNNTLTLALPIQQPRSAGTGAGGSSGGGGGREDCWSESATAVLIDAWGERYLQLSRGNLKQKHWKEVADIVSSREDYRKTPKTDIQCKNRIDTVKKKYKLEKARIATGGGSSKWPFFDKLDHLIGPTAKIPLATLPKVPVGIPVGNRSSAAAAAAAASQYSNSQMFNKQLSNSNSNTKQKKLELVLRNSGGSGSGSGSVGGSGGGGQRFQMFKKRGGVETDSDSELEAEERDSMDSLPPPVMTRTERKRPRMMVMGGRGGGNVERKERGGGGGGGGGGWGNAVRELTQAILRFGEAYEKAESAKLQQVVEMEKQRMKFAKELELQRMQFFMKTQLEISQLKHGGGGGKRGGGGGGGGGVGNASNHHSNNNNNNSDDSN; via the coding sequence ATGGAGGAGGACGAGGAGATCCACTCGCCGCAGCGATCGCCGGAGTCGGAATCTCCGGCGTCGTCGACTCCGCCGAGACCGCCGTCGAACGGTAGGATAACGGTGACGGTAGCCTCTGCTCCGCCGCAAGCGCTGCCGACGCCGCCGCAatctcaccaccaccaccaccacaaccaccacagcaacaataacaacaacacgCTAACCCTAGCTCTCCCGATTCAGCAGCCTCGATCCGCCGGTACCGGTGCCGGAGGATCCAGCGGAGGAGGAGGCGGAAGAGAGGATTGCTGGAGCGAAAGCGCGACGGCGGTGCTGATCGACGCGTGGGGAGAGCGGTACCTTCAGCTGAGCAGAGGGAATTTGAAGCAGAAGCACTGGAAAGAGGTCGCCGATATCGTGAGCAGCAGAGAAGACTATCGGAAGACTCCGAAAACCGATATTCAGTGCAAGAATCGGATCGATACGGTGAAGAAGAAGTACAAGCTCGAGAAGGCGAGGATCGCCACCGGCGGCGGATCGAGCAAGTGGCCTTTTTTCGACAAATTGGATCACTTGATCGGTCCCACTGCCAAAATTCCGCTCGCCACGCTCCCAAAAGTTCCGGTGGGAATTCCGGTCGGTAATCGGTCCTCGGCCGCGGCCGCAGCCGCAGCGGCGAGTCAGTACAGTAATAGTCAGATGTTTAATAAACAATTGagtaatagtaatagtaatacTAAGCAGAAGAAGTTGGAATTGGTGTTGAGAAATAGTGGTGGTAGTGGGAGTGGGAGTGGTAGTGtcggtggtagtggtggtggtgggcaGAGGTTTCAAATGTTTAAGAAGCGGGGCGGGGTGGAGACGGATTCAGACTCTGAATTGGAGGCGGAGGAGAGGGATTCAATGGATAGTTTACCGCCTCCCGTGATGACGAGGACGGAGAGAAAGCGGCCTAGGATGATGGTGATGGGGGGAAGAGGAGGGGGGAATGTGGAGAGGAAagaaagaggaggaggaggcggCGGAGGAGGAGGGGGATGGGGGAATGCGGTGAGGGAATTGACTCAAGCGATATTGAGGTTTGGGGAGGCGTATGAGAAAGCCGAGAGCGCGAAGCTGCAGCAGGTGGTGGAGATGGAGAAGCAGAGGATGAAGTTTGCTAAGGAGTTGGAGTTGCAGAGGATGCAGTTTTTTATGAAGACCCAGTTGGAGATTTCGCAACTGAagcatggtggtggtggtgggaagagaggaggtggtggtggcggtggtggtggtgttgggaATGCTAGTAATCATCAtagtaataacaataacaataatagtgATGATAGTAACTAG